One genomic segment of Mytilus galloprovincialis chromosome 5, xbMytGall1.hap1.1, whole genome shotgun sequence includes these proteins:
- the LOC143075543 gene encoding heavy metal-binding protein HIP-like, with amino-acid sequence MNMKFVCNILIVIAMMEIRNVLASCNKENGLSEDLLDMMCKIRTPRINSEPHGSQCDAFTASITKNTNLAANEVIKFDKVWLNTGKIYDSSTGVFTVKKTGLYLVSSSVMAGGSQYLHCHLWKNNESTVGAYGLKFSQGSLNAVMELKRGDKLTIRHDGHNGTEKMFGRHWSMFSAYIISE; translated from the exons ATGAACATGAAGTTTGTATGCAATATTCTAATAGTAATTGCTATGATGGAAATCCGCAATGTACTGGCTTCTTGCAACAAAG AGAATGGACTATCAGAAGATTTATTGGATATGATGTGCAAAATCAGAACACCAAGGATTAATAGTG aaCCCCATGGTAGCCAATGTGATGCATTTACAGCCTCAATTACTAAAAATACAAACTTAGCAGCAAATGAAGTGATAAAATTTGACAAGGTCTGGCTAAATACAGGAAAAATTTATGATTCTTCAACTGGTGTTTTTACTGTGAAAAAGACAGGTTTATATCTTGTATCGAGCTCAGTAATGGCAGGTGGTAGTCAATATCTGCATTGCCATTTATGGAAGAATAATGAGAGCACTGTTGGTGCATATGGATTAAAGTTCTCCCAAGGTTCTTTGAATGCTGTAATGGAACTAAAGAGGGGAGATAAGTTAACAATCCGCCATGATGGTCATAATGGTACTGAGAAAATGTTTGGTAGACACTGGTCCATGTTTTCTGCTTACATTATTTCTGAATAA
- the LOC143077043 gene encoding heavy metal-binding protein HIP-like encodes MKYGKGQNSDNSSTEIPLLDNQNSDNSSTEIPLLDNQNSDNSSTEIPLLDNQNSDNSSTEIPLLDNQNMPLVALFDTTKLNQVLRTAIKKTVEDTMNEMIPRMKQAVIDDIGYEPGLRKKERPAFTASLTSTKNLARNEVVIFDKIWVNMGGVYSHNTGVFTAPKTGLYSISTTVMSYHNSYLHCNLWKNNEKMVLAFGNDVSTGTVNVVMALKMNDTVYVKHGTTSEEQIVGEHRSTFSGYLITE; translated from the exons ATGAAATACGGTAAAGGACAAAATAGTGACAACTCTTCTACTGAGATACCACTACTGGACAATCAAAATAGTGACAACTCTTCTACTGAGATACCACTACTGGACAATCAAAATAGTGACAACTCTTCTACTGAGATACCACTACTGGACAATCAAAATAGTGACAACTCTTCTACTGAGATACCACTACTGGACAATCAAAATATGCCTTTAGTTGCTCTGTTCGATACCACAAAACTTAACCAGGTGTTGAGGACAGCTATTAAGAAGACAGTAGAAGATACCATGAACGAGATGATTCCTCGGATGAAACAGGCTGTTATTGACGACATTGGATACG AACCTGGACTGAGAAAAAAGGAAAGGCCCGCTTTTACAGCATCGCTTACATCAACAAAGAATCTTGCTAGAAATGAAGTTGTAATATTTGACAAAATATGGGTAAACATGGGTGGAGTCTACAGCCATAACACTGGAGTTTTTACTGCGCCGAAAACGGGTCTCTACTCTATTTCAACAACGGTTATGTCTTATCATAACAGCTACTTACACTGCAATCTATGGAAAAATAATGAGAAAATGGTCCTGGCTTTCGGTAATGATGTATCGACTGGGACTGTGAATGTTGTAATGGCATTAAAGATGAATGACACAGTTTATGTCAAACATGGCACTACAAGTGAGGAACAGATTGTTGGTGAACATAGGTCTACATTTTCTGGATACCTTATTACTGAGTAA